The Dysidea avara chromosome 13, odDysAvar1.4, whole genome shotgun sequence genome includes a region encoding these proteins:
- the LOC136242445 gene encoding E3 ubiquitin-protein ligase HECTD3-like, producing MDSARTRLGRIRCLLSAIDCMKKGEPLPPALCFVPNEITYEYSGTTSIPIYDKADTKGTKIGELPEKKTEIKVVCSGMPHFSATGGWVKIIPPSAQQYCSGKEQGWLQIQPKDKPHKGSFKVVKEEKKYIHWLKVVECCHSLQMVESPPMNNTYDEMMEKLQNPPPGWNIEADESLARFLAQHDSFMTIASGTNGADCIESVTTSSEEGEASNLLDEDRESYWESDGQQGEHWVRFNIKPGVVLDSFYLLIDSGDRSYLPKHVVVKAGYSTDEMRQISTKHFTNSDYSTQKLSLLSSPLDVFYPLFEVQIKACSLSGADVRIRGVKLSTKVESSVFFSADVLNKDMFIAANLACFPKLQSVDPQLLCQRAIIIKRLAKLLDTDLLFILPTWEHATSVLSPITALRQLWPLSPKRSGLIQQMLADTATKSPGGRPVLHIDRRAAAEHRNDPSLDPTAKKSVFVQMFSELRKKKGSSPKYDYRWSNRYSQWWECKFTDEGIIDQGGGFRDSLSDLAEELCPSSIDTLVPLPFFVRSPNQNQDSSNAYRDVYAPNPSCKMYPKYEWIGQLMGAMYRSQETLVLSLPQFVWKQLVGEPVTWTRDYISVDSAEVKFIDSIETVNEERFNELFAGSLFYTTVLSNKEVVPLIEDGESKCVTYENRLEYCQLVKDKRMQESKEQIATIRAGLIKVIPEAVLNLLTWEELEIKVCGNPEITLAALKKSTRYEDSDGESHPDVKRMWKVLESFSNEDRSRLLRFVTGRRRLPAIMHISMLGSSNTNSLPTSATCSNTLYLPHYTSFEVASEKLRYAAYNCIAIDTDLSPWD from the coding sequence ATGGATTCTGCTAGAACTCGCCTGGGAAGAATTCGCTGTCTACTTTCAGCCATAGACTGCATGAAAAAAGGAGAACCACTTCCACCAGCGTTATGTTTCGTCCCCAACGAGATAACGTACGAGTACTCGGGAACTACCAGTATACCAATATACGATAAAGCGGATACCAAGGGTACTAAGATTGGAGAGTTACCGGAGAAGAAAACAGAGATAAAAGTTGTTTGTAGTGGCATGCCACATTTCTCAGCAACTGGTGGATGGGTTAAAATTATTCCTCCAAGTGCCCAACAGTACTGTTCAGGGAAGGAACAAGGATGGCTACAAATTCAACCCAAGGATAAGCCGCACAAGGGAAGTTTTAAGGTTGTCAAGGAAGAAAAGAAATACATTCATTGGCTGAAGGTGGTCGAGTGTTGCCATTCCTTACAGATGGTGGAGTCACCACCGATGAACAACACGTATGATGAAATGATGGAGAAACTACAAAACCCACCACCTGGTTGGAACATAGAGGCCGACGAATCCCTGGCAAGATTTCTAGCCCAGCATGACAGCTTTATGACCATAGCATCTGGCACTAATGGTGCTGATTGTATTGAGTCAGTCACTACATCATCTGAAGAAGGAGAAGCTTCCAATTTGCTGGATGAGGACAGGGAAAGTTATTGGGAGTCAGACGGACAACAGGGAGAACACTGGGTCCGTTTCAATATCAAACCCGGTGTTGTGCTTGATTCATTTTACCTCCTTATCGACTCAGGTGACAGAAGTTACCTTCCTAAACATGTGGTTGTTAAAGCTGGTTACTCCACTGATGAAATGAGACAGATTTCTACTAAACATTTCACAAATTCTGACTACTCCACGCAAAAACTAAGCCTGTTATCATCCCCCTTGGATGTCTTCTATCCTTTGTTTGAAGTTCAAATCAAAGCATGCTCCCTGAGTGGGGCAGATGTTCGTATTCGTGGTGTTAAGCTATCAACTAAAGTGGAGTCAAGTGTTTTCTTCAGTGCAGATGTTCTAAACAAGGACATGTTCATTGCTGCTAATCTAGCCTGTTTTCCCAAGCTACAATCAGTGGATCCGCAGCTGCTCTGCCAGAGGGCTATAATAATAAAGAGGCTTGCAAAACTTCTGGACACAGACCTGCTCTTTATCCTCCCCACCTGGGAACATGCAACCTCAGTGCTTAGTCCAATAACTGCTCTGCGACAGTTGTGGCCTCTTAGTCCAAAGAGAAGCGGGCTTATTCAACAGATGCTCGCTGACACTGCTACAAAGTCTCCTGGTGGACGTCCCGTGTTGCACATTGATCGTCGTGCAGCAGCAGAACATCGTAATGATCCTTCACTCGACCCTACAGCCAAAAAatctgtttttgtgcagatgtTCAGTGAGCTTCGCAAGAAGAAGGGTTCCTCACCAAAATATGACTACCGATGGTCAAACAGATACTCTCAGTGGTGGGAGTGCAAGTTTACTGATGAAGGAATCATCGATCAGGGTGGAGGATTTCGTGATTCCTTGTCCGATTTAGCTGAAGAACTCTGCCCATCATCCATTGATACTTTAGTACCTCTGCCCTTCTTTGTACGCAGCCCAAATCAGAACCAAGACTCCTCAAATGCTTACAGAGATGTCTATGCCCCCAACCCAAGCTGCAAGATGTATCCTAAATATGAATGGATTGGTCAATTAATGGGAGCCATGTATCGCAGCCAGGAAACTCTAGTGTTGTCCCTGCCTCAATTTGTCTGGAAACAGCTTGTTGGTGAGCCTGTGACTTGGACAAGAGATTACATTTCAGTGGATTCTGCTGAAGTAAAGTTCATCGATTCAATTGAGACCGTAAACGAGGAGAGGTTCAATGAACTGTTTGCGGGGTCATTATTTTATACCACCGTTCTCAGCAACAAGGAGGTTGTGCCACTGATTGAAGACGGAGAAAGCAAGTGTGTCACATACGAGAACCGTTTGGAGTATTGCCAGCTGGTGAAAGACAAACGTATGCAGGAGAGCAAGGAACAGATTGCCACTATTCGCGCTGGTCTAATCAAGGTTATCCCTGAGGCTGTGTTAAATCTACTGACATGGGAAGAACTTGAAATAAAAGTGTGTGGAAACCCTGAAATCACATTAGCTGCCTTGAAGAAGTCGACAAGATATGAAGACTCCGATGGTGAAAGTCACCCTGATGTTAAGCGCATGTGGAAAGTTCTGGAAAGTTTCTCCAACGAAGACCGGAGCCGACTGTTGCGCTTTGTCACTGGAAGACGCCGGCTACCAGCCATAATGCATATCAGCATGTTGGGATCTTCAAATACCAACAGTTTGCCAACATCAGCTACTTGTTCAAATACTCTCTACCTTCCCCATTACACCTCTTTTGAAGTAGCCAGTGAGAAACTAAGATATGCTGCATACAACTGCATCGCTATAGATACTGACCTTAGTCCTTGGGATTAA